From a region of the Streptomyces venezuelae genome:
- a CDS encoding glycosyltransferase, with product MTSIVIPAHNESRVIGRLLDALLADTTPVSGPDIVVVCNGCTDDTARVAAGRGDRVRVIEIPTPSKHLALRAGDEHARGFPRLYVDADVVVGAADVRALAGALERSPELLAAAPGRDIPLGGCAWPVRAYYRVWQRLPAVREGLFGRGVIAVTETGHARLAALPPLMADDLAASLAFGPGERRVVEEARVVVRPPRTWSDLIRRRVRAATSSAEYERFRAARKAEGPQEAPAGAQEQVPEQSARTGTADLRALLRAQPALLPGVVVFVVAALAARRGSRKAIRDQDFSTWLRDESSRQG from the coding sequence GTGACCAGCATCGTGATACCGGCCCACAACGAGAGCAGGGTCATCGGCCGGCTCCTCGACGCGCTCCTGGCCGACACCACCCCGGTGTCCGGGCCCGACATCGTCGTGGTGTGCAACGGCTGTACCGACGACACGGCCCGGGTGGCGGCCGGGCGCGGCGACCGCGTACGCGTGATCGAGATCCCGACGCCCTCCAAACACCTGGCGCTGCGGGCCGGAGACGAGCACGCGCGGGGCTTCCCCCGGCTGTACGTGGACGCCGACGTCGTCGTCGGGGCCGCCGACGTACGGGCCCTGGCGGGCGCCCTCGAACGGAGCCCGGAGCTGCTCGCCGCCGCTCCCGGCCGGGACATCCCGCTGGGCGGCTGCGCCTGGCCGGTGCGGGCCTACTACCGGGTGTGGCAGCGGCTGCCCGCCGTCCGAGAGGGGCTGTTCGGCCGGGGGGTCATCGCCGTCACCGAGACCGGGCACGCGCGGCTCGCCGCGCTGCCCCCGCTGATGGCCGACGACCTGGCCGCGTCGCTCGCCTTCGGGCCGGGGGAGCGGCGCGTGGTCGAGGAGGCCCGGGTGGTCGTCCGTCCGCCGCGCACCTGGTCCGATCTGATCAGGCGGCGGGTCCGCGCGGCCACCTCCTCCGCCGAGTACGAGCGCTTCCGGGCGGCACGGAAGGCCGAGGGGCCGCAGGAGGCACCGGCCGGGGCGCAGGAGCAGGTGCCGGAGCAGAGCGCGCGCACCGGCACGGCCGATCTGCGGGCCCTGCTGCGAGCCCAACCGGCGCTGCTGCCAGGGGTGGTGGTGTTCGTGGTGGCGGCGCTCGCCGCGCGCCGGGGCTCCCGGAAGGCCATTCGTGACCAGGACTTC
- a CDS encoding Gfo/Idh/MocA family protein: MKDTAKDAEQGAGATGKGTAPLGVAVVGAGYWGPNLVRNFQSSDRFRLRWLCDLNVDRARQVLGAYSTVQATGDYEAVLADPEVHAVAVATPAGTHLDVALAALRAGKHVLVEKPLAATYEDGLRLVNEAEERGLTLMCDHTYCYTPAVARIRELVRSGELGEIHYVDSVRINLGLVQKDVDVLWDLAPHDLSVLEFILPDHVKPVAVAAHGADPIGAGQSCVAYLTLQLNTGAIAHVHVNWLSPTKVRTTMVGGSKRTLVWDDLNPTQRVAVFDRGVDLSAPQEIGADERRDMLVSYRTGDMVAPAIGEKEALRSMVEEFAASISTGRPPLTDGRAGLKVLDILEAASRSLEFRGAVVGLRTGR, from the coding sequence GTGAAGGACACCGCGAAGGACGCGGAACAGGGCGCGGGGGCCACCGGCAAGGGGACCGCCCCCTTAGGTGTCGCCGTGGTCGGTGCGGGCTACTGGGGCCCCAATCTCGTCCGCAACTTCCAGTCCAGTGACCGGTTCCGGTTGCGCTGGCTCTGCGATCTGAACGTGGACCGGGCCCGGCAGGTGCTCGGCGCGTACTCCACGGTCCAGGCGACCGGCGACTACGAGGCGGTCCTCGCCGACCCGGAGGTCCACGCGGTCGCGGTGGCCACCCCGGCAGGCACGCATCTCGACGTCGCGCTGGCCGCGCTGCGCGCCGGCAAGCACGTCCTCGTGGAGAAGCCCCTCGCCGCCACGTACGAGGACGGGCTGCGGCTGGTGAACGAGGCCGAGGAGCGCGGTCTCACGCTGATGTGCGACCACACCTACTGCTACACGCCCGCGGTGGCGCGGATCCGCGAGCTGGTCCGCTCCGGCGAACTCGGCGAGATCCACTACGTGGACTCGGTACGGATCAACCTGGGGCTCGTCCAGAAGGACGTCGACGTCCTGTGGGACCTGGCCCCCCACGACCTGTCCGTCCTGGAGTTCATCCTCCCGGACCACGTGAAGCCGGTCGCCGTCGCCGCGCACGGGGCCGATCCCATCGGCGCCGGCCAGTCCTGCGTGGCCTACCTGACGCTCCAGCTGAACACCGGCGCCATCGCCCACGTGCACGTCAACTGGCTCTCCCCGACCAAGGTGCGCACCACCATGGTCGGCGGGTCCAAGCGCACCCTGGTGTGGGACGACCTCAACCCCACCCAGCGCGTGGCGGTCTTCGACCGCGGGGTGGACCTGAGCGCCCCGCAGGAGATCGGCGCGGACGAGCGCCGGGACATGCTCGTCTCCTACCGGACCGGCGACATGGTGGCGCCCGCGATCGGTGAGAAGGAGGCCCTGCGCAGCATGGTCGAGGAGTTCGCCGCGTCCATCAGCACGGGACGGCCGCCGCTGACGGACGGCCGGGCGGGACTGAAGGTGCTGGACATCCTGGAAGCCGCCTCCCGGAGCCTGGAGTTCCGCGGAGCGGTCGTCGGACTGCGCACCGGGCGTTGA
- a CDS encoding NAD-dependent epimerase/dehydratase family protein, with the protein MSSVRGKRILVTGGAGTIGSHVVDLLVDNGAREVVVLDNFVRGRTANLARALPSGVVEVVDGDIRDVAAVRKATEGAELVFHLAAIRITQCAEEPRLANEVMVDGTFNVLEAAVAAGVGKVIASSSASVYGLAEQFPTTERHHAYNNDTFYGAAKAFNEGVLRSFHAMYGLDYVALRYFNVYGPRMDIHGLYTEVLIRWMERIASGEPPLILGDGLQTMDFVDVRDIARANLLAAESDLTDEVFNVASGTETSLLQLAHGLLEAMGAEGLVPEHGPARAVNGVTRRLADTSQAAERLGFTAGIDLRTGLRDLVQWWRAERAADAAAAEAGR; encoded by the coding sequence TTGAGCAGCGTACGAGGCAAGAGGATTCTGGTCACCGGAGGGGCGGGCACGATCGGCTCGCACGTGGTGGACCTGCTGGTGGACAACGGGGCACGCGAGGTCGTGGTGCTCGACAACTTCGTGCGGGGGCGCACCGCCAACCTGGCCCGCGCCCTGCCGAGCGGGGTGGTGGAGGTCGTCGACGGCGACATCCGCGACGTGGCCGCGGTGCGCAAGGCGACCGAGGGGGCCGAGCTGGTGTTCCATCTCGCGGCCATCCGGATCACCCAGTGCGCGGAGGAGCCGCGGCTGGCGAACGAGGTCATGGTGGACGGCACCTTCAACGTGCTGGAGGCGGCCGTGGCCGCCGGCGTGGGCAAGGTGATCGCCTCGTCCTCGGCCTCGGTCTACGGCCTGGCCGAGCAGTTCCCGACCACCGAGCGCCACCACGCGTACAACAACGACACCTTCTACGGTGCGGCGAAGGCCTTCAACGAGGGGGTGCTGCGCAGCTTCCACGCCATGTACGGGCTGGACTACGTGGCCCTGCGCTACTTCAACGTGTACGGGCCCCGGATGGACATCCACGGCCTCTACACGGAGGTGCTCATCCGCTGGATGGAGCGGATCGCCTCGGGCGAGCCGCCGCTGATCCTCGGAGACGGCCTGCAGACCATGGACTTCGTCGACGTCCGGGACATCGCGCGCGCCAACCTGCTGGCCGCCGAATCGGACCTGACCGACGAGGTGTTCAACGTCGCGAGCGGTACGGAGACCAGCCTGCTCCAGCTCGCGCACGGCCTGCTGGAGGCGATGGGCGCCGAGGGCCTGGTGCCCGAACACGGCCCGGCCCGTGCCGTGAACGGCGTCACCCGCCGGCTCGCCGACACCTCGCAGGCCGCGGAGCGGCTCGGCTTCACGGCCGGGATCGACCTGCGCACCGGCCTCCGGGACCTGGTGCAGTGGTGGCGGGCCGAGCGCGCCGCCGACGCGGCGGCCGCGGAGGCGGGCCGATGA